A window from Candidatus Paceibacterota bacterium encodes these proteins:
- a CDS encoding RpiB/LacA/LacB family sugar-phosphate isomerase, translated as MPTTPQIILASDHAGFALKESVKSFLESKGYSILDVGAHELIPEDDFPIYMTAAAMKVAEDLKGNTKAIIFGGSGQGEAMVANRFPGVRAVVWYGDTSRPSFDVIKLSREHNDANVLSVGARFVTEEQTKNAVELWLNTPFSEEEKYKRRNDQIDAIE; from the coding sequence ATGCCCACCACCCCCCAAATAATCCTCGCATCAGATCACGCTGGTTTTGCGCTCAAAGAGTCGGTCAAATCATTCCTAGAAAGTAAGGGGTATTCAATATTGGATGTAGGGGCACACGAACTCATTCCTGAGGATGATTTTCCTATTTACATGACAGCCGCTGCGATGAAAGTAGCAGAGGACTTGAAAGGTAATACAAAAGCCATCATCTTTGGTGGTTCAGGACAAGGAGAGGCTATGGTCGCCAACAGATTCCCAGGAGTGCGAGCAGTCGTCTGGTATGGTGACACATCAAGACCTAGCTTTGATGTCATCAAACTTTCTCGCGAACATAACGATGCCAACGTCCTTTCTGTTGGCGCAAGATTCGTAACCGAAGAACAAACCAAAAATGCTGTTGAATTGTGGCTAAACACACCCTTTAGTGAAGAAGAAAAATACAAGCGAAGAAATGATCAGATTGATGCTATAGAATAA
- a CDS encoding nucleotidyl transferase AbiEii/AbiGii toxin family protein, which yields MEIPLFAENGWYLAGGTALTLQVGHRKSVDLDFFTNQKFDEGKIAEQLSTLGQWETTSMSPGTIYGEFLGAKMSLIYYPFFKNADDMLKIGFVNVITPKDISVMKVVAISQRGRKRDFIDMYWLSQNILPIEESIRRVDQQYTVKQNVSHILKSLVYFEDAENDPDPETNFKASWKEVKAFFTNQIPRVTRDLVNLN from the coding sequence GTGGAAATCCCATTATTTGCAGAAAATGGTTGGTATCTTGCTGGTGGAACAGCACTCACTCTTCAAGTTGGTCATAGAAAATCAGTTGACTTGGACTTTTTTACAAACCAAAAGTTTGATGAAGGGAAGATTGCTGAACAATTGAGCACTTTAGGTCAATGGGAAACAACCTCAATGAGTCCCGGGACTATTTATGGAGAATTTTTGGGCGCAAAGATGAGTCTGATTTACTATCCATTTTTTAAGAATGCAGATGATATGCTCAAGATTGGTTTTGTAAACGTTATAACTCCCAAAGATATCTCTGTCATGAAGGTTGTCGCTATAAGTCAACGAGGACGAAAACGAGATTTTATTGATATGTATTGGTTAAGTCAGAATATTTTACCCATTGAGGAGAGTATAAGGCGAGTTGATCAACAATACACCGTAAAACAAAATGTCAGTCATATTTTGAAAAGTCTTGTCTATTTTGAAGATGCTGAAAATGATCCAGATCCAGAGACCAATTTCAAAGCCAGTTGGAAGGAAGTAAAAGCTTTTTTTACGAATCAGATCCCTAGAGTAACAAGGGATCTAGTTAATTTGAATTAA
- a CDS encoding Fic family protein: MSNVDQISKERAKKLFGSQEIESFEVGTTRGLQKIHQYLFVELYDFAGQIRIKDISKGGFRFASSLYLEESLKKIDKMSEITFENIVAKYVEMNIAHPFMEGNGRSMRIWLDLMFKKNLKQCVDWVKIDKVNYLNAMQRSPVNDLEIRELLRTALTDKIDDREVFMKGVDQSYNYEEIE; the protein is encoded by the coding sequence ATGTCAAATGTTGACCAAATCAGCAAAGAACGAGCCAAAAAACTTTTCGGTAGTCAGGAAATTGAAAGTTTTGAGGTCGGCACAACCAGAGGTTTACAAAAAATCCACCAATATTTATTTGTGGAGCTTTACGATTTTGCTGGTCAGATTCGCATAAAAGATATAAGCAAAGGGGGCTTTCGATTTGCTTCTTCTTTATATCTGGAAGAAAGTTTAAAAAAGATTGATAAAATGTCGGAAATTACTTTTGAGAACATCGTCGCAAAATATGTGGAAATGAATATAGCTCATCCATTTATGGAAGGAAACGGGCGGAGTATGAGGATCTGGCTTGATTTGATGTTTAAAAAAAATCTCAAACAATGTGTTGATTGGGTCAAGATCGACAAGGTCAACTATTTGAACGCAATGCAACGCAGTCCGGTGAATGACCTAGAGATTCGCGAGCTTTTGCGTACCGCTTTGACCGATAAAATCGATGACCGCGAAGTTTTCATGAAGGGAGTGGATCAATCATATAATTACGAAGAAATTGAATGA
- the gap gene encoding type I glyceraldehyde-3-phosphate dehydrogenase: MKKIRVAINGFGRIGRAFVKVVKDRSDIEVVAINDLGDIKSFAYLLKYDTAYGVSPFDVSVNEKNNSIVIDGAEILYISEKDPAKYPWKAMDIDVVVESTGLFTSSEKANAHIIAGAKRVVVSAPIKDKEDSTVKGATILMAMNEDKLETCQITSNASCTTNAASPLMAILDESLGIEKAILNTVHGYTASQGLVDGPNKKDLREGRAAAQNIVPSSTGAAIAVTKALPQLAGKFDGISIRVPVVCGSIVDVTFISKKNTTAEEVNDILKKAGSTPRWNGIFTTTEEPLVSHDIIGNRHASIADLALTRVVDGNLVKVMAWYDNEMGYTYTLVEHVVKAGRLV; the protein is encoded by the coding sequence ATGAAAAAAATCCGTGTTGCAATAAATGGTTTCGGTCGCATCGGTAGAGCCTTCGTCAAAGTTGTCAAAGATCGTAGTGACATAGAAGTTGTAGCTATCAATGACCTTGGTGACATAAAAAGTTTCGCTTATTTACTAAAATACGACACAGCTTACGGCGTTAGTCCTTTTGATGTTTCTGTAAATGAAAAAAATAATTCCATCGTTATTGATGGTGCGGAAATTCTTTATATAAGTGAAAAAGATCCTGCCAAATATCCTTGGAAAGCTATGGACATTGATGTTGTAGTTGAATCCACCGGATTATTTACTTCAAGTGAAAAAGCCAACGCTCATATCATTGCTGGTGCCAAGAGGGTAGTTGTCTCTGCACCTATCAAAGACAAAGAAGATTCAACAGTTAAAGGCGCAACCATTCTCATGGCTATGAATGAGGATAAATTAGAAACTTGTCAGATCACTTCAAACGCTTCCTGTACAACGAATGCTGCTAGTCCTCTCATGGCAATCCTAGATGAATCTCTTGGAATTGAAAAAGCTATTTTGAATACCGTTCACGGATACACCGCTTCACAAGGACTAGTTGATGGTCCAAACAAAAAAGATCTCCGTGAAGGTCGTGCCGCTGCCCAGAATATCGTTCCTTCTTCCACCGGCGCCGCTATCGCTGTTACAAAAGCCCTTCCTCAACTCGCAGGCAAGTTTGATGGTATTTCCATTCGTGTTCCAGTAGTTTGTGGTTCTATCGTTGATGTCACTTTCATTTCCAAAAAGAATACTACCGCCGAAGAGGTCAATGATATTTTGAAGAAAGCCGGTTCAACACCTCGTTGGAATGGTATCTTCACCACAACCGAAGAGCCTTTGGTTTCTCATGATATTATCGGTAACCGCCATGCTTCTATTGCCGATCTAGCACTCACTCGCGTTGTTGATGGTAACCTTGTGAAGGTAATGGCTTGGTATGACAATGAGATGGGGTATACGTATACATTAGTGGAACATGTGGTAAAAGCAGGGAGGTTGGTGTAA
- a CDS encoding quinone-dependent dihydroorotate dehydrogenase yields the protein MLYKSILKPIFFKFDPEDVHDFMTYVGEFLGNYSLTRKLTNLIYGYNGPDISKTVDGIKYRTPFLLSAGFDYNGHLGKILPEIGLGGEEVGSVTAKPCEGNPKPRLTRLPKSQSIIVNKGLRNDGVDAVIKRLKKVQLIRSALPFVTGISIAKTNCSETADIESGMNDYLYSFKRLNEENVGDYYTINISCPNAFGGEAFTTPELLERLLTKLDTIPCKKPVYIKMPINIPWEQFESLLKVIDKHGLQGVIIGNLNKDYNSLDYRDEAPKDYHGGLSGKPCASLSTELIRKTKQIYGSRFTIIGVGGVMSSELAQGKFDAGADLIQLITGIIYEGPSLIKKMCKKVRPNLAALVK from the coding sequence ATGTTATATAAATCAATCCTAAAACCTATATTCTTCAAATTTGACCCCGAAGATGTTCATGATTTCATGACTTATGTTGGTGAATTTCTAGGTAACTACAGTTTGACCCGCAAACTTACCAACCTCATCTATGGTTACAATGGTCCTGATATTTCTAAAACTGTTGATGGTATAAAATACCGAACACCTTTTCTTTTATCTGCTGGTTTTGACTACAACGGACATTTGGGCAAAATTCTTCCAGAAATAGGACTCGGTGGGGAAGAAGTCGGTTCGGTCACAGCCAAACCTTGCGAAGGTAATCCAAAACCTCGTTTGACTAGGTTACCAAAATCTCAAAGTATCATTGTTAATAAAGGTTTGAGAAATGACGGAGTTGATGCGGTGATCAAGAGGTTAAAAAAAGTACAACTAATAAGAAGTGCTCTGCCTTTTGTCACTGGCATCTCCATCGCCAAAACCAACTGTTCCGAAACAGCCGATATAGAATCTGGAATGAATGATTATTTGTATTCATTCAAAAGACTAAATGAAGAAAATGTCGGCGACTATTACACCATCAACATCTCATGCCCAAACGCTTTTGGTGGGGAAGCTTTCACTACTCCAGAATTATTGGAAAGGCTTTTGACCAAGCTTGATACTATTCCATGCAAAAAGCCTGTCTATATAAAAATGCCCATCAATATTCCTTGGGAACAGTTTGAGTCTCTACTTAAAGTTATTGATAAACATGGTTTACAGGGCGTGATCATTGGTAATTTGAACAAGGATTACAATTCACTAGATTATCGTGACGAGGCTCCAAAAGATTACCATGGCGGTCTTTCTGGCAAACCTTGTGCCAGTCTTTCTACTGAACTCATAAGGAAAACCAAACAGATTTACGGTTCTCGCTTTACTATTATCGGAGTCGGTGGAGTAATGTCATCAGAGTTAGCACAAGGAAAATTTGATGCTGGCGCTGATCTCATTCAACTTATTACAGGGATCATATATGAAGGTCCTAGTTTAATTAAAAAAATGTGTAAAAAAGTGCGACCAAATTTGGCCGCACTTGTGAAATAA
- a CDS encoding DedA family protein: MQEWLIQLVTVHPYVVYAIIIVTACAEGPILSLIGGVLIKLGYFSFIPLYVALMVGDLLGDALWYNIGRYYGHRFIKRFGKYFDITEESVIKVTDIFHKYKHHILFISKITNGLGFALVTLMTAGMVKIPFWRYMAINATGQFVWTGFLIGVGYFFGNLYVTVESVLGKMFVVAMFILVFIGFLRYKRYLSKKAKAFI, encoded by the coding sequence ATGCAAGAATGGCTCATACAACTTGTCACAGTTCACCCTTACGTTGTTTATGCAATTATAATTGTGACTGCTTGCGCCGAAGGGCCAATCCTGTCACTTATCGGTGGAGTCTTGATTAAGCTCGGTTATTTCTCTTTTATCCCACTTTATGTGGCTTTGATGGTCGGAGACTTACTTGGTGATGCTCTCTGGTATAATATCGGCCGTTATTATGGTCATCGTTTCATCAAACGTTTTGGAAAATATTTTGATATTACGGAAGAGTCAGTTATCAAAGTCACTGATATTTTTCATAAATACAAACATCACATCCTTTTTATTTCTAAAATAACAAATGGTTTGGGTTTTGCTCTTGTTACTCTCATGACAGCTGGTATGGTTAAGATTCCATTTTGGAGATACATGGCTATCAATGCTACTGGTCAATTTGTCTGGACAGGATTCTTGATTGGTGTAGGATATTTCTTTGGTAATCTATATGTAACGGTTGAATCTGTTTTGGGAAAAATGTTCGTTGTTGCTATGTTTATCTTGGTATTCATTGGATTCCTAAGATACAAGAGGTATTTATCCAAAAAAGCCAAAGCTTTTATATAA
- a CDS encoding glycosyltransferase, translating to MLSIIIPTYNEEKYIGESLEQFKQKLTLPHEIIVSDDKSTDKTVEIAKSFQDVTVLVPEKKHQAIGANRNEGARTAKGDFFVFMDGDSRIENPDKFFSTILEYFEANKNVVAVTTYLQVLKECETFTDRFIYIIFNWTHVLKNNIFHTGEASGKFQMIRKEAFLKVNGYREDLVSREDANMFQRLSEIGRTICLSNLRVFHYGRRAHRIGWPKLLYIWMTETLYVAINDRSIAKEWKDVR from the coding sequence ATGCTTTCTATAATAATCCCAACCTATAACGAGGAGAAGTACATCGGCGAAAGCTTAGAGCAATTCAAGCAAAAGCTTACTTTACCTCACGAAATCATCGTATCTGATGACAAAAGTACTGACAAAACAGTTGAGATTGCCAAATCTTTTCAGGATGTGACCGTCCTAGTTCCAGAAAAAAAGCATCAAGCTATCGGAGCAAATAGAAACGAAGGAGCTCGTACAGCTAAAGGTGATTTTTTCGTTTTCATGGATGGAGATAGTAGAATAGAAAATCCTGATAAATTCTTTAGTACGATTTTAGAATATTTTGAGGCTAATAAAAATGTAGTGGCTGTGACTACTTATTTGCAAGTTTTGAAAGAATGTGAGACTTTTACCGATCGTTTTATTTATATTATTTTCAATTGGACACATGTTTTAAAAAATAATATCTTTCATACTGGCGAAGCTTCTGGCAAATTCCAGATGATTCGTAAGGAAGCTTTTTTGAAAGTTAACGGTTACCGCGAGGACCTCGTTTCTCGTGAAGATGCAAACATGTTCCAAAGATTGAGTGAAATAGGTAGAACCATCTGTTTATCCAATCTCAGGGTCTTCCATTATGGCCGTAGAGCGCATAGAATAGGGTGGCCCAAGCTTTTGTATATTTGGATGACCGAAACCTTGTATGTGGCTATAAATGACAGGTCAATAGCGAAGGAATGGAAAGATGTTAGATAA
- a CDS encoding glycosyltransferase family 2 protein, whose amino-acid sequence MKISIVIPAYNEEKNIATTIEALLAQDYKDYEIIVVNNASTDKTYEVASKFPVKVVTENRKGLLWARERGRIEAVGDIIANTDADCLPDKTWLSNGSSYFIDEKIAAVSGPYDYYDADWFFRKSSLFFQSAIYPIANMFFQLPFIHRGATIIGGNNFIRASALEKAGGYDTSITFYGEDTDTAKRVSAHGKVKFSPSVVMKTSARRFKAEGKFNLMMKYWYHFFKHILFVKPAKRVVKK is encoded by the coding sequence ATGAAAATATCAATAGTAATACCAGCTTATAATGAAGAGAAAAATATTGCAACGACAATAGAGGCTCTTTTGGCTCAAGATTATAAAGATTATGAGATAATTGTTGTTAATAATGCTAGTACTGATAAAACTTACGAAGTTGCCAGTAAGTTCCCTGTTAAAGTGGTAACTGAGAATAGGAAGGGACTTCTTTGGGCTCGTGAACGAGGGAGGATTGAAGCCGTCGGAGATATTATTGCTAACACTGATGCGGATTGTTTGCCAGATAAAACTTGGTTATCAAATGGTTCTTCATATTTTATAGATGAGAAGATTGCCGCAGTTTCTGGACCATATGATTATTATGATGCAGATTGGTTTTTCAGAAAGTCCTCATTGTTTTTTCAAAGTGCTATATATCCTATTGCTAATATGTTTTTCCAATTACCTTTCATTCATCGTGGAGCAACTATCATAGGTGGTAACAATTTCATACGGGCAAGTGCACTAGAAAAAGCCGGCGGTTATGATACTTCTATTACTTTTTATGGTGAAGATACCGATACCGCCAAGCGTGTCTCTGCTCATGGTAAGGTCAAGTTCAGTCCAAGTGTTGTCATGAAGACCTCGGCTCGCCGTTTCAAGGCTGAAGGTAAGTTCAATCTGATGATGAAATATTGGTATCATTTTTTCAAGCATATTTTGTTTGTTAAGCCGGCAAAGAGGGTGGTGAAAAAGTAA
- the dnaB gene encoding replicative DNA helicase, which yields MDTASPYFKTRDLKIPPHSLEAEKALLGSIMIRGEAMHDIVDIVGEQSFYSNIHRMVWSALLELHTKGSPIDVLTLSARLKEKEQLEQTGGMAFLTELINTVPSSTNANHYAEIVEKKHSMRELLRAAEQISGLGYDEESELHELLEKAEKALYHVTNKTGSHKFVALKDTLHEAWERLDHLHKTTGELRGVPSGFAEIDAKLSGFQKSDLIILAARPSMGKTSLALDIARKAAVNHKVPVAIFSLEMSSQQLVDRMLSAESQVDSWKIRTGHNLSVEQDFKAIGEAISRLSDAPIYIDDAPGNNILKMRAVARRLKNEKGLGLIVVDYLQLMLPTTTKNNDNLVQQVTEISRSLKNLARELEVPVLALSQLSRAVEQRGGKPRLSDLRDSGSIEQDADVVMFIHREADQDLGGKKEEAEILIEKHRNGPTGIAKLFFDSKKTTFMSIDKADFGGFEEK from the coding sequence ATGGACACTGCTTCCCCTTATTTCAAAACTAGAGACCTCAAAATTCCGCCTCACAGTTTGGAAGCGGAAAAAGCTCTTCTTGGGTCCATCATGATCCGTGGTGAGGCAATGCATGACATTGTTGATATTGTTGGCGAACAATCTTTCTATTCAAATATTCACAGAATGGTTTGGTCAGCTTTGTTGGAACTTCATACCAAAGGTTCTCCTATTGATGTTCTCACTTTGTCGGCCCGCCTCAAAGAAAAAGAGCAATTGGAACAGACTGGTGGCATGGCTTTCCTCACTGAACTCATCAACACGGTTCCTTCTTCTACTAACGCCAATCATTACGCTGAAATAGTTGAGAAAAAGCACAGCATGCGCGAACTTCTACGTGCAGCTGAGCAAATATCTGGTCTTGGTTATGATGAAGAATCAGAATTACATGAACTTTTGGAAAAAGCGGAAAAAGCCTTATATCATGTAACCAATAAGACAGGCTCACACAAATTTGTTGCTCTAAAAGACACTTTACATGAAGCATGGGAACGTTTGGATCATTTACACAAGACTACGGGTGAGCTTCGAGGTGTACCTTCTGGTTTTGCAGAGATTGATGCCAAACTTTCTGGTTTCCAAAAGTCTGACCTCATCATTCTCGCTGCCCGTCCTTCTATGGGAAAAACTTCCCTTGCTTTGGATATTGCACGTAAAGCTGCCGTCAATCACAAAGTTCCAGTCGCTATCTTTTCTCTAGAAATGAGCTCGCAACAATTGGTGGATCGTATGCTTTCTGCAGAATCACAAGTTGATAGTTGGAAGATACGCACCGGTCACAATCTTTCGGTTGAACAAGATTTCAAAGCTATCGGTGAAGCTATCAGCCGTCTCTCCGATGCTCCTATTTATATTGACGATGCTCCGGGCAATAATATTTTGAAAATGCGCGCCGTCGCTCGTCGTCTCAAAAATGAAAAGGGTCTCGGACTTATCGTTGTGGACTACCTCCAGCTCATGTTGCCAACTACAACAAAGAACAACGACAACCTTGTTCAACAAGTCACCGAGATTTCCCGCTCTTTGAAAAACCTCGCTCGTGAACTAGAAGTTCCTGTCCTAGCTTTGTCACAGCTTTCTCGTGCCGTGGAACAACGTGGTGGTAAACCTCGCCTTTCAGACCTTCGCGATTCAGGTTCTATTGAACAGGATGCTGACGTAGTCATGTTCATCCATCGTGAAGCCGACCAAGACCTCGGTGGTAAGAAGGAAGAAGCTGAGATTCTCATTGAAAAGCATAGAAACGGTCCTACTGGTATTGCCAAACTATTCTTTGATAGTAAGAAAACTACTTTCATGTCTATTGATAAAGCGGACTTTGGTGGTTTTGAGGAGAAGTAA
- a CDS encoding four helix bundle protein: MQTTIKIQKFTDLVVWQEGHKLVLMIYKTTRKFPKSEIFGLVSQMQRSAVSVTSNIAEGFGRRAYKERSHFYYIAQGSLTELKNQLLIARDIGYISDVDYLNIEEQANQTHRILQGFISKTNQFAGSYLLTPTS; the protein is encoded by the coding sequence ATGCAGACAACAATTAAGATTCAAAAATTTACTGATTTAGTTGTTTGGCAAGAGGGTCATAAACTTGTTCTTATGATCTATAAGACAACTAGAAAGTTTCCTAAATCTGAGATATTTGGGCTTGTTAGTCAGATGCAAAGATCTGCCGTTTCAGTTACATCCAATATTGCTGAAGGGTTTGGTAGGCGTGCTTATAAAGAGAGGTCTCATTTTTATTATATTGCCCAAGGCTCACTTACTGAACTAAAAAATCAACTTTTAATTGCTAGGGATATAGGTTATATTTCAGATGTAGATTATTTAAATATTGAGGAACAAGCCAATCAAACGCACAGGATTCTTCAAGGGTTTATTTCGAAAACCAATCAATTTGCTGGATCTTATCTCTTAACTCCTACCTCTTAA
- a CDS encoding toprim domain-containing protein, which translates to MDSLHRLEEIFAKFPGIGPRQAKRFVYYILNKSPSSIREFTQLIEEVKKSTLECSMCHRFFTLTSNLLPLNSKSSLCQICSDTSRDQSSLMIVARDSDLETVEKSHAYNGLYFVLGGTIPILDKEPDKRIRLEMLLKRVSAVSAPTRSDLAEIILSLNTTPDGENTAQIVKEAIQKVVGAKPIKISVLGRGLSTGAELEYVDGETIKSALKNRS; encoded by the coding sequence ATGGATTCCCTTCACCGCCTAGAAGAAATATTTGCCAAATTCCCCGGTATTGGTCCTCGCCAAGCCAAGCGTTTTGTTTATTATATTTTAAATAAGTCACCATCTTCTATAAGAGAATTTACCCAGCTCATTGAAGAGGTCAAAAAGTCTACTTTGGAATGCTCAATGTGCCACCGCTTTTTTACTCTTACCTCTAATCTCCTACCTCTTAACTCCAAATCTTCTCTCTGCCAAATTTGCTCCGACACTTCCCGTGACCAATCCAGCTTGATGATAGTCGCTCGTGATTCAGATCTAGAGACTGTAGAAAAGAGTCACGCTTATAACGGTTTGTACTTTGTCCTTGGTGGGACAATACCTATTCTAGACAAAGAACCAGATAAGCGTATTCGTTTGGAAATGCTTTTGAAAAGAGTTTCGGCGGTTTCGGCTCCCACTAGGTCGGACCTCGCGGAAATTATCCTTTCTTTAAATACGACTCCTGATGGTGAGAATACTGCTCAAATAGTTAAAGAGGCCATACAAAAGGTTGTTGGTGCCAAACCTATCAAAATCTCGGTACTTGGTCGCGGTTTGTCTACTGGTGCCGAGTTGGAATATGTTGACGGTGAGACTATTAAGAGTGCCCTCAAAAATAGGAGTTAA
- the rplU gene encoding 50S ribosomal protein L21 → MEFAVIQTGGKQYSVSKGDVISIEKLSDTQKEGDKIVFDKVLLVDDGKNTTIGTPFIEKASVKATVVKIGREPKVVVVHYKQKSRYFKKNGHRQPFVQVKIDALK, encoded by the coding sequence ATGGAATTTGCAGTAATTCAAACAGGTGGCAAGCAATACAGCGTCTCAAAGGGCGATGTTATTAGCATTGAGAAGCTTTCTGACACTCAGAAAGAAGGCGACAAGATCGTCTTCGACAAAGTCCTCCTAGTTGATGATGGCAAAAATACTACTATTGGCACACCTTTCATTGAAAAGGCTTCAGTCAAAGCAACTGTCGTAAAGATCGGTCGTGAACCTAAGGTTGTGGTTGTTCACTACAAACAAAAGAGCCGTTATTTCAAGAAAAATGGTCACAGACAGCCTTTTGTTCAGGTCAAGATTGATGCGTTGAAGTAG
- a CDS encoding DNA recombination protein RmuC, giving the protein MQTTLIILVVIAVVANIVMIFAIMRRKNEEPVKEDGQGLNLILEQVNELGRIVDRRVGDLSRTVDNKVDGLTKAVDTKIHESSRNMQESMRAQLSESSKLIKEVTQGLTKLDETNRQVVSFADQLQNLQDILKNPKHRGILGEYYLETLLKNVLAPGQYQMQYAFKNGEIVDAAVFVKDKVIPIDSKFSLENYNKLAEEKNPAERDKLEKAFVGDLKIRIQETAKYVRPTEGTMDFAFMFIPHEAIYYDLLVNKIGAVTEETDNLIQRAANKYKVIIVSPTSFLAYLQTVLQGLKALQIEETAKDIIKRVSDLGTHLKKYEEYHGKLGVSLSTVVNHYNTAGKELKKVDKDILRITEVAPGIEVAMIEKPESAEES; this is encoded by the coding sequence ATGCAAACCACCCTCATCATTTTAGTCGTCATTGCCGTCGTAGCCAACATTGTCATGATTTTTGCCATTATGAGACGTAAGAACGAAGAACCGGTAAAGGAAGACGGGCAAGGATTGAATCTCATCTTGGAACAAGTAAATGAACTCGGACGTATCGTAGACCGACGTGTCGGTGACCTTTCTAGGACCGTAGATAATAAGGTTGATGGACTTACCAAAGCCGTAGATACCAAGATCCATGAATCATCCAGAAACATGCAGGAATCAATGCGTGCTCAACTTTCTGAATCTTCAAAATTGATCAAAGAAGTTACCCAAGGCTTGACCAAGCTCGATGAGACCAACAGACAGGTCGTCTCTTTCGCTGATCAATTACAAAATCTGCAAGATATTTTGAAAAATCCCAAGCATCGTGGAATCCTCGGTGAATATTATTTAGAAACATTACTCAAAAATGTTTTGGCGCCAGGACAATATCAGATGCAATATGCTTTCAAGAATGGAGAGATCGTAGATGCGGCTGTTTTCGTTAAAGATAAAGTTATACCGATAGACTCCAAATTTTCTTTGGAAAATTACAATAAATTGGCTGAGGAAAAAAATCCAGCCGAGAGAGATAAACTAGAAAAGGCTTTTGTTGGTGATTTGAAAATCCGTATCCAAGAGACTGCCAAATATGTCCGACCAACCGAAGGGACGATGGATTTTGCCTTCATGTTTATACCTCACGAAGCTATTTACTATGATCTTTTGGTCAACAAAATCGGGGCCGTAACCGAAGAGACCGATAACTTGATTCAGAGAGCAGCCAATAAGTACAAAGTTATTATCGTTTCTCCAACTTCATTCTTGGCGTATTTACAAACAGTTCTACAAGGCTTGAAGGCACTACAAATAGAAGAAACTGCAAAAGATATCATCAAGAGGGTCTCGGATCTCGGTACACACTTAAAGAAATATGAAGAATATCATGGTAAATTGGGAGTTTCGCTTTCTACGGTGGTCAATCATTACAATACTGCTGGTAAGGAACTCAAAAAGGTAGACAAAGACATCCTACGCATTACAGAAGTGGCTCCAGGTATAGAGGTAGCGATGATAGAGAAGCCGGAGAGCGCAGAAGAGAGTTAA
- a CDS encoding NYN domain-containing protein, which produces MRTKPVKILKLSIDASSIPANSPELLKNFIRKPFLAKLKVETIETLNNELRLLNQQGILEIEDLKSNFDVEIGRDLLRDFENNNVETFILWSGDSDFEDPISQLLTDKKHVMLFATSGKVASELSDLCAKGLKIYDVKKIKEFICYKKEMKLL; this is translated from the coding sequence GTGAGGACCAAACCAGTCAAAATACTGAAACTATCTATTGATGCTTCCAGTATTCCCGCGAATTCACCTGAATTGCTAAAAAATTTTATTCGCAAGCCTTTTCTGGCAAAACTCAAGGTTGAAACTATAGAAACACTGAACAATGAACTTCGATTACTGAATCAGCAAGGCATTCTAGAGATCGAGGATCTGAAGTCTAATTTTGATGTGGAAATTGGACGCGACCTGCTTCGCGATTTTGAAAATAATAATGTCGAGACTTTTATATTATGGAGTGGAGATAGTGATTTTGAAGACCCGATCAGTCAGCTACTTACAGATAAAAAGCATGTGATGTTATTTGCGACTTCTGGTAAAGTAGCCAGTGAACTTAGTGATCTTTGCGCCAAAGGCCTTAAGATTTATGATGTAAAGAAGATCAAGGAATTCATCTGCTACAAAAAAGAGATGAAGCTTTTATAA
- a CDS encoding helix-turn-helix transcriptional regulator → MDKTIRTKEYAIFIERMKKARLDAGLRQIDVAKKMRRPQSYISRVESGEYRLDIMEVKKFAQLYNKDINYFIK, encoded by the coding sequence ATGGATAAGACAATACGGACAAAGGAGTACGCGATCTTTATTGAGCGGATGAAAAAGGCTCGATTGGACGCAGGGCTACGACAGATAGATGTAGCAAAGAAGATGAGGCGCCCGCAGTCTTACATCTCTCGCGTCGAGTCAGGAGAATATCGTTTGGATATTATGGAGGTCAAAAAGTTTGCTCAGCTATACAACAAGGATATCAACTATTTTATTAAATAA